The nucleotide sequence CCACGCGGAACCTGGCGAGGGCCGGGTACCGCCCGGTGGTGGTCACCGGCGACGGGGCGTACGGGGTGCCCGCGCACGCGCCCTACGACGGGATCATCGCCACCTGCATGCTGCCCACGGTGCCGCGCCCCTGGATCGGCCAGTGCGCGCCCGGCGCCCGGATCGTCGCGCCGCTGAACAACGGGCTGCTCACCCTCACCGTCGACGGGTCCGGCCGCGCCGAGGGCCGCTTCCTGCGCACCGGCGCCTACTTCGTGCCGCTGCGCGGGGAGAGCCGGGCCCCGGCCGAGCCGGTGTCGCTGCGCGGGCTGCCGGGGCGGGCACGGGACCAGGAGTCGTTCGGCTTCCTGCTCGGCCTGGTCCGCAACAGGCTGGAGCCCTCGCGGGCGTACGCGCTGTGGGAGAGCGCGGGGATGCCGGACCGCGAACGGTACGGCGTCACGGTCAGCGGCCCCCGCGCCTGGGCCTGGCTGGACGACCCGGAGGGCCGCCACGCCTGGCCGCTGCCGTGAACGTCCGGCTCAGTCCCGGTGGACGGTGATCGTCGTCCAGGCGCCCACGTGCACCCGGTCGCCGTCCTGGAGCGGTACCGGCACGAACGGCTGGATCGGCTCGTCGGAGCCGTTGACCGTGGTGCCGTTCGTCGAGTTCTGGTCGACGACCGCCCAGTTGCCGTCCGGCTGCTGCACCAGCACCGCGTGCTGGTGCGAGACACCGGGGTCCTCCGGCGGCACCGACAGGTCGATGTCGGGGGTGTCGCCGGTGGAGTGCCGGCGGCGGCCGATGGTCACCTGGTTGCCGCTGAGCGCGCGCTGCTGCTCGGGGGAGTACGCGGGCAGGTTGAGCCCCGCGGCCTCGGGGCCGGAGCGGTGCATCATCGCCATGAAGTACTCGCGGTCCGGGCCGATGGTCGCGGACCAGGTGGCCGGGCCCTGCGGGTTCCGGCCGCCCTGCGGGAAGCCGGGCGTCTGTCCGGCTCCGGGCTGCGGGTAGCCGTAGCCGCCACCGGGGTTCCCGGTGGGGCCGTTCGACGGCGGCGGGGAGATCACCCAGTCGTCGTCGGCGAAGGACGGGCCTGAGGCCGGGGCACGGCCGCCCTCCGGCGGGAAGCCGGTGGGCGCGGACGGGCCGGACGGCGGCGCGGCCTGCCGGGAGGGGGCGTTGCCGAACGCGGAGGGCTCACGCCCGAAGGGAGGCGGGCCGGACTGGCCGCCCTGACCGGACTGGCCACCGGGGCCGCCGGGGCCACCCTGGCCACCGGGGCCGCGCTGGCCGCCGAAGCTGTCGGGACCGCTCTGGCCGCCCGGACCGCGCTGGCCGCCGAAGCTGTCGGGGTTGCCGGGGCCGCCCTGGCCGCCGGGGCCACCGGGGCCACGCTGGCCACCGAAGTTGTCCGAGCCGCCGGGGCCGCGCTGGCCGCCGAAGCTACCGGGGCCGCCCTGGCCGCCGGGACCACCCTGGCCACCGGGACCGCTCTGACCACCCGGGCCGCCGGGACGGCCGGGACCGCCATAGCCGGGGCCGCCGGGACCACCGGGACCACCGGGACCACCCGGACCCGCCGGCCCGCCCTGCTGGCCGGGACCGGAACCAGGGCCACCGGGCCGCTGACCCGGACCCCCGCCGAAGCCCGGCGGAGGGCCCTGCCGACGCTCGCCGAAGGGGGAGGAGCCGCCCGAGGTGGGCGGCGGGGACGCCTGGCCGCGCCCGGCGCCGAACGGCGTCGGGCCGGAGGGCTCGTTGTCGAACGGGGGTATCGGCTCGGCGGGCCGGTTCACCTGCGAGGGCCGCGAGCCCTGGTAGTCGAACCCGTCACCGTCACCGCCGCCGAACGGCTGGCTCGGCGGCTGGTAGCGGGGCTGCTGCTGCCGGGGCGGGGCCGCCGGGGTGTAGGAGGTGGCGGTGTTGGTCAGGAAGTTCCACCGGCACTCCTCGCAGAAGGGCGCGCCGCCCTCGCGGGGCGTACGGCACTGCGGGCACAGCTCCGCCTCCCCGCCGGAGGCGGGCCGCCCCTGGGCGCGGGGCGGCGGGAATCCGTAGCCGCCGCCGGACGGGGGCGGGGGCGGAGGCACGGCACCGGCCATGCGGTGACCACAGACCTCGCACCAGTCGTCGGAACCCGACTGGTGTCCGTTCGGGCAGGTCGGCATGTCGGTGGTACCCCTTCTGCTGAGGTATCGGTTTCTACAGGGTCACTTCT is from Streptomyces seoulensis and encodes:
- a CDS encoding methyltransferase domain-containing protein; translated protein: MGAYDSELTQVAAEARAALVRQIDGDGAWRADPVWREAFAEVPRHLFVPYYYVGVLGGYERHTADDPDPAGRERWARGAYADAPLATRLHDGELVSSSSQPSLMARMLVALGVRDGNRVLEVGTGTGYNAALLAHRLGDDSLVTTVDMEAEITGPATRNLARAGYRPVVVTGDGAYGVPAHAPYDGIIATCMLPTVPRPWIGQCAPGARIVAPLNNGLLTLTVDGSGRAEGRFLRTGAYFVPLRGESRAPAEPVSLRGLPGRARDQESFGFLLGLVRNRLEPSRAYALWESAGMPDRERYGVTVSGPRAWAWLDDPEGRHAWPLP
- a CDS encoding FHA domain-containing protein, producing MPTCPNGHQSGSDDWCEVCGHRMAGAVPPPPPPSGGGYGFPPPRAQGRPASGGEAELCPQCRTPREGGAPFCEECRWNFLTNTATSYTPAAPPRQQQPRYQPPSQPFGGGDGDGFDYQGSRPSQVNRPAEPIPPFDNEPSGPTPFGAGRGQASPPPTSGGSSPFGERRQGPPPGFGGGPGQRPGGPGSGPGQQGGPAGPGGPGGPGGPGGPGYGGPGRPGGPGGQSGPGGQGGPGGQGGPGSFGGQRGPGGSDNFGGQRGPGGPGGQGGPGNPDSFGGQRGPGGQSGPDSFGGQRGPGGQGGPGGPGGQSGQGGQSGPPPFGREPSAFGNAPSRQAAPPSGPSAPTGFPPEGGRAPASGPSFADDDWVISPPPSNGPTGNPGGGYGYPQPGAGQTPGFPQGGRNPQGPATWSATIGPDREYFMAMMHRSGPEAAGLNLPAYSPEQQRALSGNQVTIGRRRHSTGDTPDIDLSVPPEDPGVSHQHAVLVQQPDGNWAVVDQNSTNGTTVNGSDEPIQPFVPVPLQDGDRVHVGAWTTITVHRD